From the genome of Labeo rohita strain BAU-BD-2019 chromosome 12, IGBB_LRoh.1.0, whole genome shotgun sequence:
AGCAATTTCATCAGAATATTTTGTGATTACGTCCTGTCTTTCAAGCTCTGAAAGACCACCAGCTTCCTCTGTAAAATATTCCATCTGTGGCAGCAAGTCTTGCGCTAGAGATTCAGCTCTCTGATCTTCATCATTCTCAGTCATCTCCTCATTCTCCTTTTCATCAATAGGATGTTCATCTGCACGGTTAAAACCTCCGCCGTCTTCAGTCTCTGCATGGTGCATAAAGCTCATGTGCTTTTCCTGTTTTACATCTCGTCCATGAAGCTCAGACTGGACCATTACTTCTGCGTTATCCAGATCTTCTCTCGTCACATCACACTTTTCATCCTCATGATTTCGATCACATTCTTCAACTTCACTGTCACCATCTTTTGGTTCAAGCTGCCCACTTTCTTCCAGCTCAGTTGCCCTCTCCTTATCCTGTTCAGTTGCACTTCCAGTTTCAGACGTCATTTCCTCAACCTCATTTTTAAAGACATCAGCAATTTCATCCGAATATTTTACTTCCTGTCTTTCAAGCTTTGAAAAGCCATCTGCTTCCTCTGTAAAAGGTTTCATCTGTGGCAGCAAATCTTGTGAATCAAGTCCTTGTGCCTCATCATTCCCAGCTTTCTCCTGATCCTTCTGGTCAACAGTTTTCTCCTTTTCACCAAAAAGATGTTCATCTTCATGTTTAAAACCTGCAATGCGCTCCGTCTCTCCATGGTCCGTCACGTTCATCTGTTTTTCCCGTTCTACATCTTGCTCGGATTGGACCGTGAGGTCCGTGTTATCCGCATCTTCTCTCCTCTTCGCACACTTTTCATCCTCAAGATTCTGATCactttcttctttctctttgtTGTCACCATGTTTTTGTTCAGTCTTTTCAGGTTCTTCTAACTCTTGTGCAGTTTCTCTTTCCTCACACTCACAGTTTGCGTTCTCTTTCTCATCCTCGTCGGATGAAACGGCTTCTTTCTCGGCGTGCCCGTCACCCGTGCGTCGCTCGTCGTCTGTATGGGTCCCGGTGGACCACATTGCACGATGGTaaggttgtttttttgtggTATCAACACGAAGTTTGTCGCTGTTGTCGTCCGTGACCACATCAGTGTTTTCCCACTGTGCAGAAGCCGCTTGCGCTCTGACTCTGGATGGAGAACGCTTGACCTCTGTGCTgtcattttgctgtgttttcttTCCTTCGAGGTCGCTATTATTTGCCTTTACTTCTCTGTCAATCTTTTTTGTTGCAGTTTTCAAGTCAATATCATCTGCTTTGCTACGAACAATTTGGTTTCCGTCCTCAGTGACTTCCGGTCTGAGATATCTCGCAACAGCCCCTGACAGATAACCCTATATGAGCAAAACAATGAAACACCGTGAAGATCCTTACATGAGTCATCATGAGACACAGATCATTTGAGGACCAGACAAGCAATAAAGATTAATCATTAAACATAAAGAATAAACATAAAGACTAATCATTATCAGTGAAAATGATTGATtgtaaaagagcagcatttactcACCCAAACGGTCCAGATAGTGCGACCAATGCGGTTCACCGAGTTTTCAGGCGGGTCCATGGCCGGTCAAAATAAAACGGATGAACTGCTGAAAGATGAATGAGCTGAAGTTCGACGGCGACGTCCAGGCGTTTTTCTTCACAACATCACCATTCAGAGCCTTACAGGCAATTCTGCTTCTTGTAAGTTAAGTCCTTTAAGGGAAGTTATATTGCTACCAAGTGATGGAGGTCGCATTTGTCGAGTTCCTTGTGCTCGTATGTCCGGTGTTTTTAATGAGGAAGACGCGCTGTGTGAAGCAGCATGAACACCAGCACAGAGTTGGTTTGTGGTGAGGAAGGCATGAGAGTCATCGGGCCTGTCATGTTCAACCGCACATCATTTCGGAGTACACTTCTCTAAAAGACGCTGGCTGTGTGTCAAAACCTAGAGAACTCTCCAAACACACGGCATTGGGCATTCGCGTGCACCGCTGCTGTGTCGCATGCAGCACTGATGTACATGACAGAtgccagcttttttttttttttttttttggacatttgtgcatttttttccgGTCACAATGCGCGAAAATCTGCTGTCTGTAAAGAAATCTCGCTAGGGTTTGAAACATCGCCATCATTTTCTGCTGCAACAGTTACTGCGCAACTAATGTGTGCGGCGCCTCCAACTTCTCTCAAGATATTTCGACACATCAGCTTTGAAGTGCAGCAGATGATGAGATTAGCCAGTTATGACATTGTTTATTGGAGAAAACTAAACCACTTTAAATGTAGGctcagtaaaaaaacaaaaaacaaaacaaaacttatgTGTACGTCTGAATATGCACAAGCGTTGTGGTTTGACGTGTTCGTGTCAGTTTAGTACGTGGACAAAATTAGTCACTGTGGTGCGCTCTTTCTGACATTCTCACATACTCACACgacagctttattttaaagcgtttaattaattaaaattgatGGCAGATAATTCACAAGAGTAAAGTGAATAACTAATATTGCGATTCATGCGTCATATAGTTAgtagtaaaagaaaaaacattttcttttgtaagaaaaaaaaaaaaaaatacaacagcgAAACTTAAGTATAAAGTTAAGTATAAAATGAGCTGGGTGGGCGTCCAGAGAAGATGTAGATTGCTAAAAAAGTGTGAGTCATCAAGATGACGCTTCCTCTGCAGCCTCTGCAAAACACCAAAGTGAGAAGTAAACTTCATCTTCTAATCTAGGCCACTTATTGTAGTCTAATCTCATGTGAGTGctcataattaaaaacatattttgtcaaCAGTATTATACAGTAAGGAAATAGGCTGTACACTTAATAAATGATGTTTCTatgccacatttttttttttcagtgcatttaGTATTTATACAAAacttgattttaaatattattattttttaatttcactgtATCCATGGAATTGCTCATTTTACACATGCATGACATCTTGTACCACAACAGCACGTTATTTACCTGTCCAGGTAAGGTACGCAGGCAGTCTTAGTGCAGGATGGGTAATTTCCACAGTGACTCTCAGACGCTCTTTCTTCTCCTTCCTCAGTCTCACAGTGTTTATGTAGGATGGATCCACGTCCTCATCATCATTCTCCTCCATATGCTCATTCAGCTGTTTGTCCTCTCGTGCTGATCTCATTCCATCCGCACGTTCATCCGTCCTTTCACATGCTGCATTACAGTCCACACTAGGCGGCCTGATTTCTGTAGAATAAGCCCAAGGGTTGCTCTTATTGTTAGATGTAATGTTACGTTCGGTCTAGTCATCGTCATATTGGCATACGTACTGCGCGCGTGTCCCGCTCTGCGACTGTCACTTTCCTGTCGTCCTGTAGATCTCAGCAGAACACAAACGCTCCTGAGCTCTGGTTTGCCCTCACggttttctccctctctctctcttgacAAAAGCTTGGAGACGGTCGTGCCACCAGCCGCCCAGAGAACTTCAGCCGTGGGTTTTCCTCCAGAGAGAAGAACAGAGAATATTCCCACCCCATCTGTGCTCCAGCGAACCGACAGAGAAGGAGGGATGGAGGGAGCAACTGAGGAACAAGACAAGAAAGACTGCGTCAAAAGAGCACAAAACCATAAGTCTCTATGATATTCTGCTCCCTATAGATACAGTTTGGGTTGCTCATTTTTGATGTTAGATTTTTCTATAATGTtaccattttctgtttttgtccatttaaaaatttttataatatgctgtattattaatataaatgaatcaaagaatcctaatatgtttatatatatataactttccAACATtgaaatcagaaatgtttgttgagcagcaaaaaaaaatctctatttTGTAGTGTGTCTTTTACCCATCTGAGTATTTCTCCAGACTTTGTCAACGGGCTTCAGGAGGGAGCAGTGCGTCACCCTGCAAACGATGTCGCCTCCCCTCGTCGTCTCGTGCAGCTCTTGAAGTAAAGCTTTTGCTCGAAACGTCCTGGGCAGAGTTTGCAAAGGCCCCCAGAGCTCAGCTCCATCTCTGATTTCCCTCTCGCTGCCCTCTTCCTCCTCGCTCTCATTCCCGTTCACATGCAGCCATCTGACGGAGATTTCAGGAGGGTAGAAATCTGTTATGTCGCAGGCGAGGGTCACCGGTCCCTCCGCAGCAGATGAAGAGATGATTTCTGAAACGGTGGGCTTTTTTATGAACCCTaagaaagaataaagtcagttatttgatcaaaactaaaatgtgttttttatgtatttccaGCCTATATTTTCTATGATACTGTTTACTGCATATTACTcttaaaataaaggtgcttcacgatgccatagaagaacctttttgtctaaatggttccataaagaacctttaactgaatggttctttgtggaacctaaaatggttcttctatggcattgctgtgaagaaccttttaaaacacttttatttttaggtgtgTATTGTGCTgtgttatatactgtatactgcCTTTGGTCAGTGCAtgaaagtcaaatttatttatataacactttcacattcactttgtttcaaagcagctttacagaacaAATATCACGTtcttaatatttacagtaattttataCTGTAATGCTTTATAGTCCTATTTAGCAGATTACAGTTGGACGATATTCTAGTTTATGATGATACAAAGAATCAAGCAGTTAAGATCTGCTATATAGAATAAATTGCCCTACGCAagtgtactgtatgtatgtggATGAAGTTAGACATACTTATATATCCAACTTTAAGAGCTGGATGATAATATAGTGACGTTTTgtgacaaaatgaaaaaaaaatcaagcagtTGATATGCCTCATAGGATATATAGCTTTACCTGAGTACACAGGTTTATACACAGGTAAAGTAGGATGTACTTTACACATTAACAGAAAGCAACAGCATTATGGGTATTTTTCATGCTTAATCTAGCTTTGTGTTTAAATGTCTCAACTCCTGGCATTCTgttaaaacaatgaataaaaagcaacattttgtaACGGATATCCATTAAGGTTCATTTGTTACGCTGAAAGTAGAATGCAAAGTTGAGCGCAATGCACTGTGGGATACAATATTTAGCACATGGTGGTCAATGGAGTAGGGCATTCTTGCTATTCTACAAAATTCTCATACTGTGCAAACTATATTCTGCagaaataatatgcattgtttgACTGTttgctgtaacagtccagttcCAGAAGAAAAATAACCAGACGTGAATCTATGAATCTCCACAgtatttcaacttatttttgtCAAGAATTACGTGTAACAGCATAATCCCTGGTGAATACTATGTTACCCATAATTCTGCACAGAAATCCACTGGAGAAGTGTGCACTCCATTCTAAACACagtcttaattttatttagaagaACTGAGTTATTCCACTCCAGCCCTCACCTCTAGTTTGCCGTGTGATGGGCTGTTTTAGGGCCGTATGGTGGACGGTGACCCACACCCTGGTTTCTCCTCGCTCCAGCTCTGCGGCGGGCAGCCTGCACTGGCTCATGGCCGAAAAGAAGCCGTCAGCATCAGGCCGAGGGGCCGCCAGCGCCTGCGGGATGGACACGGGGCTCAGCTCCCCACCCTCACAGAACCAGCGGAAGGTGATGATGTCCGGATGAAAGCGAGAGGCCTGGGCTGTCATTGTCACAATGCCTGGGGAGAGAAAACCTTTTATAACGATGCATTTATAGAATTGACAGTCTTTTAATGTGTGCACTATTTGTGATACCTCCTTCCTCATTTGGCTCTGAGAACTGGATCCCTGAAACTTCAGGTGGTGCTAAAAAACACAATACTTACTTGTAAACAAGATCAAATGGAGTAGATTGAAACACACATCTTGCTTTACATGctaaaagagaacaaaattCTAGATCCAGGAACCAACAGGTGCAAGCAATAGGGTCACCAAACCTCACCTCAACATGTCTGGGTCatgtttcactctaaaatatatttgtttattattattgtttttaaattaaatcaaattctCCTAACTGATGTATAAAAAACACCACActatttgattacatttaataatgttttgccTAATGAAAATGAAGATTATGTAAgaccattatatatatatatatatatatatatatatgaagagttcagatgcaaaaccagctaaaagccatctcggacaaaaatgagataatgatagtgagtgaatgctcctgacacatattatacaacCATCAAccaatacttttacttcaaactcgctaaattccagccctAGCCCAGAAAgcaatgttttaaagaaataggtcagatggatttagctggttttgcatctgaactcttcatatatatatatatatattttttttttttgccaattctcataactgtaatgtaaaacgaaaaagttttattaaatttattttagtttttgcagaatttattattcataatatatatattttttgtgataCTGCCTTTAATTTATGATTGTctatattaaacaaaatgtattataatgtgTAATGAGTAATGCAAAGTACCTAGAGTAATAGgagttacaaaacaaaaaaggtatgTGTGTCTAGAAATGTGATTAGTTGACATGAGAATGATCTGtctaatgcaaaaaaatacaactgtgaTAATACAGGCTTAATTTTCTTTACGCAaaatttctttttctattttttgttttggggtGATATGTGACCCAAACATATTTTCAAGAGATTCTCAGATTCGCTTCACAGGGAAACAGCAAGCCGCAGAAAATTCACGTGAGACCTCTGACCTAGGATAGTAAACTTGTCGGACACTCGCTCAGCCACAATCTTGTCTTTGCCCTTGTAGGAGATGTGGCATCTGAAGATTGCGCCCTTGTGAACGGACAGGTCAGGTATAAATGTGACGGAGGAGAACAGTTGTTTCATTGAGCTGGAGGACGAGCGTGGTGACATCTGAGTGTGCAGCTTGTAATATCCTGAGGCGGCAGAGGGCAGCAGAGAGCTTTTCTCCGACACCACAGACACGCGAGAGGTGCGAGGAGTGTAGGCCGCTGAGCAAAACGGATCATATTTTTTctctgtgagagagagagagagagaggtgtgagaaagagagagagggtgaAACATACACAGGCTGCCAGTTTATGATAATACATGTTAATCATTTGCATGCATTCAGAAACATCCCATGTGTAAACCACCAGTTTCATATCTACTAGATCTTTTGAAATCATCTCCATTTGTCCCTTTGacttaaccctaaccctaagtGCACAAACAATGCATTTAATGTCAATTTCAAACATCAGTACAGTAGTAGAACTAGTTATATAACTAGTTCATTAGTTCTGTCACTAGTCTGTGTCAACTAGTACATGTGATGTTGATCACGTTGCACTTGTTTCAGTtgcacaaaattaatttgtccACAATCAGTGTAGTTACATGTCATTAGATTTGCAAAATAAACCACAATGGCCAAAAGGTTCCTCTAGTAGTTGACTAGTAAAGGGTGAAGGTGAACGCATAGTGTTCTTAGTTGGCTGATACCTTTGTATGTAGTGTCTGTGATGGGAGCATCATTGAGATACCATGTGGTCTGTACCCTCTCTGCCAGCCTGCCTTCCACACTGATGGTGACTCTGCCTTTCTTACCCACAACCACCCGGGGTGGCAGAACAATCGCTGACACATTCAGAGACTTCAGCTTCTCTGAGAAAAAGAGATGTTCAATTATTTCCATTCAGCTCAGTGGCATTCTGCCATCATTGTTCATCAATTACTCAttctcaagttgttccaaacctgtatgagcttctttcttctgttgaacataacataatataatttatacaacagttctctCTGgttctcaaatctgattggctaataaGAGCGAGATATACGAGTCCATCAAACTCCCACAGCCGTTTCACCGTTTGTAATTGTATCACTCCGTTTGCGGTACTTCTTACAGCGGACGCCCAAATccactgtaattttaaaaatatgactgtttttgtgtaacaaaatgtagtttcaaaaggagaagttcacttccagaacaacagtttacagataatgtactcacccccttgtcatccaaggtgttcatgtctttctgtcttcagtcgtaaagaaattattttttttgaggaaagcatttcaggatttttctccatataatggactgatatggggccccgagtttgaacttccaaaatacagtttaaatgcagcttcaaacgatcacaaatgcagttgtaaacgatcccagacgaggaagaaggatcttatctagtgaaacgatcagttattttcataaaaataaaacaattaaaacattaaaaaaaaaaaaaaaaaatgacattaaaaagtaaaaatatactttttaatgtcaaacgctcgtcttgtcttactctgcctggactgtttttgttctggttcatgtcagttagtgtatgtggaaaaactcccatctcatgttctccctcaacttcaaaatcgtcctgtatcactgttttaccttttttgttaagggtgtttgatcttcttcacatgttcactttgcaaacactgtgtctgtacttctgcagtgatgtaggatgattttgaaatgatttttgaagagaaaatccgattggagtttttcaacataccctaactgtcttgaaccagaatacacagagttcagggagagaaagacaagacgagcgtttgagattaaaaaggatttaaattgtattttttaaatgaaactaaccaatcgttttgctagataagacccttcttcctcggtttgaagctgcatttaaactgcatcctgaaatgttttcctcaaaaaacataatttctttacgactgagaa
Proteins encoded in this window:
- the si:ch211-180a12.2 gene encoding uncharacterized protein si:ch211-180a12.2, with protein sequence MKFKVLFYLWLLGLINPGPSADVSVSPGSTAVLNCSFTLPPQIDDSLLNITWSFNGLVIASRNHTQPGFFLNTTASFVGSFPLTVYNATPDQQGVYECRMSHNETHYSTDVTLTMTVPPLVSIIIPEVVLKRKTMVECWARSFSPPQIMFTWTRAGNKIQEPQKLQVNRTEDGLYDAVSWLTFIPQTSDHNTSFGCEVQHMALVKPIREEFTPHITVLPKVSVSAVPSASHSSPLTLSCDVSGFHPDKVSILWMQNGKVLSNLPLSVQNEEGMYRRHQYHTLSVEERSRGGEVQCVAQQPNVQEPAYGTIALSTVDPRVQNPGLNKSAKASVAMMIISLTLVFLLCFGFSWKRRDEKLKSLNVSAIVLPPRVVVGKKGRVTISVEGRLAERVQTTWYLNDAPITDTTYKEKKYDPFCSAAYTPRTSRVSVVSEKSSLLPSAASGYYKLHTQMSPRSSSSSMKQLFSSVTFIPDLSVHKGAIFRCHISYKGKDKIVAERVSDKFTILAPPEVSGIQFSEPNEEGGIVTMTAQASRFHPDIITFRWFCEGGELSPVSIPQALAAPRPDADGFFSAMSQCRLPAAELERGETRVWVTVHHTALKQPITRQTRGFIKKPTVSEIISSSAAEGPVTLACDITDFYPPEISVRWLHVNGNESEEEEGSEREIRDGAELWGPLQTLPRTFRAKALLQELHETTRGGDIVCRVTHCSLLKPVDKVWRNTQMVAPSIPPSLSVRWSTDGVGIFSVLLSGGKPTAEVLWAAGGTTVSKLLSREREGENREGKPELRSVCVLLRSTGRQESDSRRAGHARKIRPPSVDCNAACERTDERADGMRSAREDKQLNEHMEENDDEDVDPSYINTVRLRKEKKERLRVTVEITHPALRLPAYLTWTEAAEEASS